A segment of the Terriglobia bacterium genome:
GAAGTGGCTACTCGTTTCGCAACGCGAGCATGGGATCTACGCGAGTGGCCCGCCGCGCGGGCAGGTAGCACGCAGCAAGGGCGGCGATCGTTAAGAACATCGCCGCTCCTGCAAACGTCGCCGGATCGTTCGGCTTGACTTCGAAGAGCATGCCGCGCAGAACGCGTGTCAAGGCGAGAGCGCCAACCGTGCCGATGGCGATGCCGGAAACGGCGAGCCGCATCCCTTCTCTCAGAATCATGCGGAGGACGTCTGCCCGCTGCGCGCCGAGCGCCAAACGCACGCCAATTTCATGTGTCCGCTGGACGACGGAGTAGGAGATCACGCCGTAGATGCCGACGATCGCCAGGATCAATCCCAGGACGGCAAACGATCCCACGAGCGCCGTCTGGAATCTCGGCTCCACCGAGGAATCTGCCAGGATCTGATCCACGGTTTCGATGTGAGTAACCGGCGCGTCCTTGTCCGCAGCCTGAATCACGCGCGTTATCACCGGGACCAGGGGCATTGGGTTTCCGGATGTCTGAACGATAATGTCCCACTGACTGCCTTCGGGTGCGAACGGGGTGTAGTACTCCGGCATCGGCGATTCCTTCAGGGCGCGGTTGCGGACGGCATTTACGACACCGACGACTTCCATCCATTGGTGCCGTCCGTCCTTGTCCATCCTGACGCTGAATCGCTTCCCGAGCGGATCCTCGGCAATATATTTGCGGGCAAAACTCTGGCTAACGATGGCCACCTGCGACCTCTCGTCTCCCGGTTCAAAATCACGCCCCTTCAGTAGGCGGATTCCGAGGGTGGCGAAATAGCCTTGAGTAACGGAACCGCCGATTATCACCTGCTTGGCCGGCAGTTGATCACCCTCCCGGCCCTCGACGTACAGGCCGACGGGGCCTGAACCGGGGTAGCGAAATGTGGCGTAAGGTCCGCTGAACGGCCCGCCCAGGGAGAGCGCCGCGCGCTGTACTCCCGGAAGCGATCGGATCTCATGGAGCATCTCCTGGCCCGCCATCCGGCACTTCGTCGCCCCGTCCGTGCTGCTGCACGCCAAATCAGGAAACCTCGCCTTCATGGTGAGAACGTGGTTCGAGTCTAGGCCGATGTCCGTGCTCATGAGCCGATAGAAGCTGCGCCCCATCAGCGCTCCCCCCACCACGACAATGACCGCCAGCAGCACCTCCATGATCACGAGCGCGCTTCGGAGGCGATACGGCCGCCTCATCGCAATTCCGGCAAACGAATCACCCAGGACGCCTCTCAGCGTGGCTCCCATGCGCCGGGACGATGCTTGTAAGGCCGGTGCCAGGCCGACCAGAACTGCCACCAGCAGCGAGATCCCCATTGTGAACCAGAGCACGCTGCCGTTCAGGTGGATGAGATCCACCCGCGGAGTATTCGGCGGGGCCAGGGCGCGCAGCAGCCGAACTCCCCACAGGGAAAGAAACAGGCCCAGTGCGCCGCCCGCCAGCGCGAGCAGGAGGCTCTCCGCCATGAGTTGCCTCAAGATGCGCGGGCGGGACGCGCCGAGCGCCTTTCGAATTGCTAGTTCGCGCTGGCGCGTCCATGACCGCGCCACCAACAGCGAAGTCACGTTTACGCAGGCCATCAATAGCACGAATCCCACCGCGCCCTCGAGAATCCACAGGCCGGTGCGCACGTTTGGATCGATTCCCAGATCAAGACTCTTGGCAGACAGGTTCATCAGTTCCGGACCCGCACGTTTGACATAAGCCTTCGGATAGGACTCCGCAAAACGGGCGGAGAGCGGTTGGAGCTGAGCATTGAGTTGGGCAAGGGTCGCAGCCTTTTTGAGCCGCGCAATGATGATCGAGTATCCTCCTTTTGACCCTTCCGCCGGAGACGAAACCTGGGGCACCCACATGCCGACGGCACTCCCGTCGTATTTCCCGGCCAGATAGGACAGATAGATGCCGGCGCCGAATTCTCTCGGCATTACGCCGAGGACGGAATACGGCACATGATTGACGGAAATGTCGCGCCCGACAATACCAGGGTCGCCGCCGAACTCGTCCATCCAGAGACGGTAGCTCAGGACCGCCACGTGGTCATTCCCGGCCTGAATGTCTTCGGCAAGGATGGGCCTTCCGATCAGGGGCCTGGTTCCCACGAGCGGGAAGAAATCGGCGGAAACGTGTGCAGCCGAGACCTGCGTCGGCGTCTTGCCTGCTCCAAGGGGCAGGCGGCCTAGTTCGTAGGTCGCGATGTGCTCCAGCGTGTTACATTGCTGCCGGATGGCGTTCAGCTCCGCGTAGGCTACATATATAGCCACCTGTTCCCGCCGTATCGTCACCAGGCTTGAGGAGTCCCGATAAGGCAGCGGCCGCAGGAGGATTCCATATACCGCGCTAAAAATCGCCGAATTGGCGCCAATGCCGAGCGCCAGGGTCAGGACAGCGATGGCGGTGAACCTAGGCGATTTGCGCATCATGCGCCAGCCGTAACCGAGGTCCCGCCTGAACTCAGCTGCCCATCGGATTGCGCACGTTTCCCGGCATGCTTCCTTCGACTGCTCTAGGCCACCCAAGGCAATGAGTGCCTGGCGCCGGGCTTCCTCGCGACTCATCCCCTGACGAAGGTTTTGTTCCATCTCCATCTGCAGGTGGAATTCCAATTCCTTGTCAAACGAGGACTCTGATTCTGAACGTCGCGCAAGGTGAATCACACGCCACACAAAAGCACGAATCGATGCCAGCATCTTTGCTCTCCGCTTCGCGCTCAAAAATGACTCAGTGTTGTCCAGTTGCGACGGTATGAACGCACTACCTCATTCATTCCGTAGCGAGGCTATCGGATCCGTGTTGGTGGCGCGCATGGCAGGGAAAAAACCAGCCAGCGCAGTCACCAAAGCTATTATCATGGTAACAGCGATCAGGGTCGGTGCGTCGTGCGGGCCGATACCAAAAAGAAGGCTCGCAAGGAATCGCGTCAACGCCAGGGATAACAGCAGGCCGGTGGCCAAGCCGAGAAACGCCGATGTCATTACTTGCGCCAAAATCATCCGGACGATTTCCGATGGACGCGCTCCAAGGGCAACCCGAATCCCTATCTCGCAGGTCCTGAGGCCGACAGAAAATGAGACCACCCCATACACACCGACTGCCGCCAGCAGGGTTCCCATCACTGCAAAGAGCCCAACCAGGGTGGAATAGAAACGGGGTTGATCCACTGATTCCCAAAGGATATCTTCCACGCGCTGGACCCGCTGGATCAGCGCTGTTTTGTCAACAGACAGAATTCGACTACGCATTTCCGGGATCAGCCTGGCCGAATCCGACCGGGTTTGTACTATCAGTGAAAAGTAGCTGCTTCCTCGATGCAGCCGGTAAAGGGTGAGACGCGGCGGTTGCTGCAACCCATGCTGTCTCACGTCCCGCACAACGCCGACAACCGGAACCCAAGGAAGGGAACGAGGACCCAAATGGAGCCGCTTGCCGATCGGATTTTCCCCGGGCCAGAGCATGCGAGCAAGCGACTCGCTCACAATCAACTCAGCCGGCCAATCGCGCTCAGATTCTACAAACGTCCTGCCTTTCAAAATCTCAAGGCCCATGGTCCGGAAGTAGTCTGGGCTCACGCGTGCATCGTCAAGGTCTTCAATAGTATCCCCTAGACCCGCCGGAGGTTCCTGTTCTAACAAACCCTTCGTGCGCAACGAAGAAGAGCCTGCTACGCCGGTCAACGGCAACGAGCTGACTACGCATGAAGACACCACTTGGGGAAGAGCATTAATGCGGCGCAAGATGTCTTCGTAAGCCAATGGCGAGCCCTCCGGCCCTTGACCAAGCGAGAGCTGGAATATGAGCAGGTTTTTCCGCTGAAATCCCGGATCAACGCTTATTAGCCTCACGAAACTGTTGATCAACAGGCCGGCCCCAGTCGCTAGGACGAGCGCCAGGGCTATCTCGGAAATCATGAGCGCATTGCGGTATCGGCTATGCGGTTTTCCTCTATTCCCATGTGCCCACTTCAAGGTCGAATTGAGATCGAGCCGCCAGGCGCGCAGCGCGGGAGCGAGCCCGAAAAGAACACTTGTCAAAATGGATAAGCCCATGGCGAACGCGAATACTCGGAAATCAACATTGACTTCGAGGACGCGCGGAATCGTTTCCGGACATGCGGCGACAATCAGGTCGATGCCCCACCTCACTGCCAGGAAGCTGAGCACGCCGGCAACCAGGGCAAGAACTCCGCTTTCAGTCAACTGCTGCTTCAGAAGACGCATGCGGCCGGCGCCGACCACGGCTCGGACTGCAAATTCCCTTTCTCGACCAAGCGCCCGGGCGAAAAACAGATTTGCGACGTTGGCGCAGGTGATTAAGAGCACAAGCCCGACTGCTCCAAGCAATAGCTTCATCGGGCCCTCAATATTACCGACGATTTCTTCCCGCAGCGGCACAACCGTGACGCCTGATTTCGCTACTCCGACGGGCCCGCGATTTTCCTGTGCCAGCCGGCTCGCGATCAAAACCATTTCAGTGTAAGCCCGGTCGAAAGGCACTCCAGGCATTATTCGCGCGACTACCTGCAGCCAGCTGGCTGCGTTGCTGAGCGATCTCATCTCTGGAGCTATTGGAACCCAAAGTTGAGGTTGCTGAAATGCATACTCCGGCCGTGTAAGCCCAGGGAGTACTGGCCTAAAATCAGGCGACAAAACGCCTGCCACTGTATAGCTCTTCCCGTTCAGTTGGAGTCCGCGTCCGACGACGGAAGGATCCGATCCGAAGCGATCCCTCCAAAATTGATCGCTGATGACAGCCACGGGTGCCGCGCCATTTTGCTCGTCTGAAGCAAGGATGGTTCTACCAAGGGCGGCATTGATACCAAGCGTCGTGAAAAAGGTGCCCGAGACGGTGGCTCCCGGAATGATCTCTTTGGTGCCCGACTGGTCGAAGACGAAACCTCCGGAACTGTAGGCAGCGATATCCTCAAAGTTCGATCTTGCCGCCCGCCAATCGGAGAAGTTGAAATAGGAAACCCGCTGATTCGTGCCGCGCCGGATGTCCTTCTGCCAAATCATGACGAGTGAGCCGGGATCTTTATAAGGCAGCGGCCGCAAAATAACTGCATTGACCACACTGAAAATTGCGGTGTTGGCTCCAATTCCCAACGCCAGCGTGATGATAGCCACTATCGTGAAGCTCGGATTTCTTCGCAATATGCGGACTGTGTAACGCAGATCCTGTTGGAGTTCATCCAGTAAGCGGATTCGGCGGGTGTCGCGATATTCCTCCTTCGTTTGCTCCAAGCCACCCAAAGCGATAAGCGCTTGCCGCCTGGCTTCTTCGGGACTCATGCCCTGACGCAGATTTTTTTCGACCTCCATCTGCAGATGAAACTCCAGCTCGTTCGCAAGAGTAGCCTCTGATTTGGTCCGGCGATTGAGATGAATAACCCGCCACAGGAACGCTCGAATGGATGCCAGCATCGCCGCCTCCCTACGCGCCCTCAAGTACCCTGTTGATGATTGCCATCATGCGCTCCCAGCTCTCCGTTTCCGCGCGGAGCTGTTTGCGCCCCGCCTTGGTGATGGAATAGAACCGCGCCTTGCGGTTCTGGTCGGATATTCCCCACTCCGCCGCGATCCAGCCGCGTTGTTCAAGGCGCAGTAGTGCGGGATAAATGGTGCCCTGGGTCAGTTGAAGGGCATCGTCGGACACCTGCTGAATGCGACGCGATATGCCCCAGCCGTGCATCGGTCCTATGGTTTCCAAGGTCTTGAGTACGAGGAGGTCGAGAGTGCCCTGCAATACTTCGGATTTAGGTTGCGTCATGGCTCACTCCTGTAGACGGTCGTAAGCACACCTTAAAGCCCTGGCGAGCAACTGTCAATGAAAAACAGAATGTGAGATTGGAATTTGACAAAGAATCGGCGTCTGAACAACAGTGGAGGCGTCCTTCCCGTTTTGACGGCGACGGGATTAACCTGGCTATGGTGCCGTCAAATACGACATACATGCTGCAGGCGGCGCCGTCGAGAACTGGCGTTCTGTTGCTGCGGCGTTTTCAAATTTTCATTCATGCGATTTCGCGACGTTGATATGCTCGATCAGCCAGTGGCGTCGCATGTGCCTGTTCCAACAGGTCTGCGCAGCAAAGCGCCGCGCCTCCCCCCAGCGGATGTTCCTCCGAATCTGGTCCTCGATCTTGGCCAGTTCGGCCTCCCATTTCACGACTCGCTCGGCTTTAGCTGTATTCATCCTTCCACCTCCCCTGAAATCCATGAATCTCATGCGGTCAGGGCTGAGCATCATCTGTTCATGCTCGTGAGCGTTTGAATTTCTCAGTTGGATGCGCCCGCGCGGTCGGCTTCGATTTGCATCGGAGCTCGCGGAAGCCAGGCGCCCAATCGCACACCTTTTTTAGACCGCTGCTGATTCGTGGCGCTCCTCTTCTATAAGGACAGCGCAAACGCGTTCCGCAAGCTCCGAGGAAATCCAGCGCAGGCTAATTTCCACCTCATTGGAGTACTCGCTGATTTTGATGTCTGCGTACCCATTGCTCAGATTGCGCGGATGAATCTGGAAATCGGAGCCGGCTCCATTGTTTTGTGAGACCCGGCAGCCGAGGATGTCGGCGAGTTTGCTGGCGATGCGCTCTGCCTCCGTCCGTTGTCGCTGACGCTCGGCAATGTCTTCGGCGGCCTTTTGGAAAGCCTCCCGATATTGGGGAAGCAGCCTGCGCTCGATCTCCTTGGCCACCGCCTTGGCTGGTCGAGTAGGCGCGACCGTGATCCTCAGGTTATCAGGCCAGCTGACGCTGAAATGATTGCCATTATTCTGTTGGGGCCTGCTCCCGATGATCGTGATCCGGCTGTGATCCCAATAACCGTTGTTCAGGTAAAGCTTCATCCCGTCCGGCCCTTGGATATCCGCGCTATCCCGTCTGTCCGATTCCCGATCGCAGTACGTCCAGCCCAGTTCTGCTGCCACCGCTCTGGCAAAGGATTGGAATTCATCCGCTGGTAATGACATGACGCCTCCCCTAGAAAAGCCCTCTGTTTTCAAACATCGGCGCCGATTTTTGCAGCCGCCGCTTTCGATCCAAGCCAAGCATGGTTCGTTTGCTCTGGTTTGGGGTTTCGGGCGCACGGAGCACCCGGTTGATGACCTCGTTGCGTACCGTTTCGCGCTGCCGGTTCTGTGCTTCGGTCATATCCTTTGCCAATTCGTCGAGTTTCAAAATGGCTCCTCCATTTCTACCGGGTCGAAACATCCTTCTGCCCGGGTCAGGTTCTCGATTTGCTGCCGGAGCGTCTCGTTTTCCTTC
Coding sequences within it:
- a CDS encoding PadR family transcriptional regulator; protein product: MTQPKSEVLQGTLDLLVLKTLETIGPMHGWGISRRIQQVSDDALQLTQGTIYPALLRLEQRGWIAAEWGISDQNRKARFYSITKAGRKQLRAETESWERMMAIINRVLEGA
- a CDS encoding ABC transporter permease, translating into MLASIRAFVWRVIHLARRSESESSFDKELEFHLQMEMEQNLRQGMSREEARRQALIALGGLEQSKEACRETCAIRWAAEFRRDLGYGWRMMRKSPRFTAIAVLTLALGIGANSAIFSAVYGILLRPLPYRDSSSLVTIRREQVAIYVAYAELNAIRQQCNTLEHIATYELGRLPLGAGKTPTQVSAAHVSADFFPLVGTRPLIGRPILAEDIQAGNDHVAVLSYRLWMDEFGGDPGIVGRDISVNHVPYSVLGVMPREFGAGIYLSYLAGKYDGSAVGMWVPQVSSPAEGSKGGYSIIIARLKKAATLAQLNAQLQPLSARFAESYPKAYVKRAGPELMNLSAKSLDLGIDPNVRTGLWILEGAVGFVLLMACVNVTSLLVARSWTRQRELAIRKALGASRPRILRQLMAESLLLALAGGALGLFLSLWGVRLLRALAPPNTPRVDLIHLNGSVLWFTMGISLLVAVLVGLAPALQASSRRMGATLRGVLGDSFAGIAMRRPYRLRSALVIMEVLLAVIVVVGGALMGRSFYRLMSTDIGLDSNHVLTMKARFPDLACSSTDGATKCRMAGQEMLHEIRSLPGVQRAALSLGGPFSGPYATFRYPGSGPVGLYVEGREGDQLPAKQVIIGGSVTQGYFATLGIRLLKGRDFEPGDERSQVAIVSQSFARKYIAEDPLGKRFSVRMDKDGRHQWMEVVGVVNAVRNRALKESPMPEYYTPFAPEGSQWDIIVQTSGNPMPLVPVITRVIQAADKDAPVTHIETVDQILADSSVEPRFQTALVGSFAVLGLILAIVGIYGVISYSVVQRTHEIGVRLALGAQRADVLRMILREGMRLAVSGIAIGTVGALALTRVLRGMLFEVKPNDPATFAGAAMFLTIAALAACYLPARRATRVDPMLALRNE
- a CDS encoding ABC transporter permease, with protein sequence MLASIRAFLWRVIHLNRRTKSEATLANELEFHLQMEVEKNLRQGMSPEEARRQALIALGGLEQTKEEYRDTRRIRLLDELQQDLRYTVRILRRNPSFTIVAIITLALGIGANTAIFSVVNAVILRPLPYKDPGSLVMIWQKDIRRGTNQRVSYFNFSDWRAARSNFEDIAAYSSGGFVFDQSGTKEIIPGATVSGTFFTTLGINAALGRTILASDEQNGAAPVAVISDQFWRDRFGSDPSVVGRGLQLNGKSYTVAGVLSPDFRPVLPGLTRPEYAFQQPQLWVPIAPEMRSLSNAASWLQVVARIMPGVPFDRAYTEMVLIASRLAQENRGPVGVAKSGVTVVPLREEIVGNIEGPMKLLLGAVGLVLLITCANVANLFFARALGREREFAVRAVVGAGRMRLLKQQLTESGVLALVAGVLSFLAVRWGIDLIVAACPETIPRVLEVNVDFRVFAFAMGLSILTSVLFGLAPALRAWRLDLNSTLKWAHGNRGKPHSRYRNALMISEIALALVLATGAGLLINSFVRLISVDPGFQRKNLLIFQLSLGQGPEGSPLAYEDILRRINALPQVVSSCVVSSLPLTGVAGSSSLRTKGLLEQEPPAGLGDTIEDLDDARVSPDYFRTMGLEILKGRTFVESERDWPAELIVSESLARMLWPGENPIGKRLHLGPRSLPWVPVVGVVRDVRQHGLQQPPRLTLYRLHRGSSYFSLIVQTRSDSARLIPEMRSRILSVDKTALIQRVQRVEDILWESVDQPRFYSTLVGLFAVMGTLLAAVGVYGVVSFSVGLRTCEIGIRVALGARPSEIVRMILAQVMTSAFLGLATGLLLSLALTRFLASLLFGIGPHDAPTLIAVTMIIALVTALAGFFPAMRATNTDPIASLRNE